GCCTGACTCATGGAGATGTCGATGACCTGCTGATGGTATTGACCAGGCAGCGAGCGTCGGGTTACCAGGCGGTTTCGTCGAGCGGTTCCGTGGTCCAGCCTTCCATGTCGCCCGACCTCGCACCCGCGGACGTGGCCGGAAGCCACGTGGCTGGAGGTGGACCGCACGAGTTCTCGACTGCAAGTGGGGCGGCCCCGGGGCAGTCGCCGGACGAGGCGACGGCTGACGACGGCCCGGACTGGCTGTTCGGTGATGCTCCCGAGCAGCCAGTCTCGTCGGCATCCGACGGGGCGGTGGGGGTGGCGTTCGAGGATCTACTCGGTGACTGGTCTCGCACTGGGGGGAAGCTGACGCGCGCCGAGGTCGCCTTGGTCGCGACACGACGGGCACTGTCCGCAGGACAACACGGCGAACTGCTGCGTCTGCTGGAGGGAGCCGGCGTCGAGTTGCCCGCTGCCGCCGACACGCGTCCTGCCAGATCCGCCGTGAAGGGCTACGAGCTGCACGGGGACACGATCCGCCAGTATTTGGGGACCATCGGCCGGTACCGGCTGATCGGTGCCGAGCGTGAGGTGGAACTGTGGTCGCTGATGAAGCAGGGCGAGTCGGCACGACGCACACTCGAAGTCGGGTGGGGCGAACTGTCGCGCGCGGAGCGGCGAGCCTTGCGTCACCGGATCGAGGAAGGCCGTGAAGCGCACGCCGAGCTGGTGTGTGCGAATCTGCGGCTCGTGGTGTCGATCGCGAAAGCCAAGCAGTACGACGGCAGGGGTCTCGAGTTCGCCGATCGGATCCAGGAGGGCAACCTGGGACTGATGCACGCGGCCCACCTCTTCGACGGCTCCAAGGGATACAAGTTCTCGACCTATGCGACCTGGTGGATAAGGCAGCACATCGAACGCGGCATCGCCAACTACGGCCGCACGGTCCGCATACCCGTCCATTTCATGGAGCAGATGCGGAAGGTCGACAAGGCCGTCCGCACACTCACGGCGCGACTCGATCGGGCACCCACGCTGTCGGAACTCGCCGACGAGACGGGACTGGATCCCGGCAAGGTGCAGGCGACGTTGGACCACTCACGTCCAGAGGTCAGTCTCGACGATCTACTCGGTGACGAGGGCGACCTACGTCGGTCGGACCTCCTCGTCGCCGAGCAGGAGCGTGACGGCCGCACGGACCCGGCGGAGATCGTCTGCCATGCGATGTTCCATGCGGACGTCGAGTACACCCTGCGGCAGGCGCTGCCGGAGCGAGCCGTGTGCGTGCTTAGACGACGGTTCGGCCTCGGCACCTACGAGCAGGAAACCCTCGACGAGATCGGAGCCCACTACGGTGTCACCCGCGAGCGGATCCGACAGATTCAGGCGAAGGCGTTGAAGACGCTTCGGGAGCACCCGGCCGCGGCGGCGCTGCGCGCGTACGTGACCGAGGCACCCCTGGCCGTGGTTTCCCGGAGTGGTGACGAGGAGAAGACGTGACGAGCTACGGCAAGGGTCAGCCGCTGGCGGAGGCGTGCGACCGATTCGTCACTTGGCTGGATGGTCGAGTGGTGGCGGCTGGCCGGGGTGACGGTCTGGAACGGTTGGAGGTAGCGCCCTCCGGAACGTTCTGGCTCGGCCGATTGGCCTGCGAGGACGAGGTTCGCAAGGGTGTGGGCGACGACCGGTCGGAGCGCCTGGACCCGTGCGCGATCGGTGTCCGGTTCCGTCCGGAGGGGCCGGCACCGTGGTCGGCGACGGTGACGGTACGGGCTCGGGCGTGGGTGAAGGATCCCAAGGACGGTCCCGATCCCGAGCGCCGGTGGTGGAGGAGCGGTCTGGTCGAGGAGAAGGTCCCGCTCGTCGTTGACGCGGCCGGGGGGACCTTCGGTGCCAAGCAGTTGGAGGGTGCTTTCGCAGCGGTCGGTGCACCCGGATTGTGCGCAGAGGTACGCGTCGAGGTAGAGGACTGGCACCGCAGGCCCGAACTGGTGGTGCAGCTGGTGAACACCAGCCCGCAGAAGGCCCCGGGGCTGACCGATTCCCATATCTACGAGACGCAGTTGGAGGTGGCGGGGCTCAGCACGGTGCCGTTCGAGCTGGAGGCCCTGCCGGACAGCTTCCGCTACGACCGGCGGGTGCCGGCATACGGCATCAACGTGGGCGTCGAGATGGTGGCTCCCGGGGTGTTCCGTACCACTGACACGGTCGGTGTGCAGACCTTCCGGCCGGAGTACTGGAACAGCCCTCGTCCCCAGCCCGATCTTTCCTTTGCTCGCCTCGCCGCCGATCCGATCCCGGTCCTCACCGACCTGGTGGACGCACTCGACGAATACGACCGAACGCACTGGTCCACGGTCGCCTTGGACGAACGCCACCTGGCCGATGGCTGGACGGATGCGATGCGCGCCGAAGCGGACCGGTCCGCTGCCGACGTGTTCGACGAGCTCGCCCGGCTGCGTGCCGGCCTGGAGCTGGTCCGGACGCGCCCGGAGATCCGACGCTCGTTCCAGCTCATGAACGAGGCGATCGGGCTGAGCGCCAAGGGGCGTGGTTACCGTACGTGGCGCGCGTTCCAGGTGGGATTCCTGCTCTCTGCCATCCGGTTCCTCGCCGAGCCGGCTGAGGAGGCCGATCACGTCGACACCGTGTGGTTCGCCACCGGCGGTGGCAAGACCGAGACGTATCTGGGTCTCCTGCTGACCACGGCGTTCTTCGACCGGTTGACCGGGAAGCGTACGGGTGTGACCGCGTGGTCGCGCTTCCCGCTACGCCTGCTGAGCCTGCAGCAGACCCAGCGTTTCGCCGATGCGCTCGCTGGGGCGGAACTGGTCCGCCGACAACAGGATGATCTCCGGCGTAGCGCTCCGTTCAGTCTCGGCTTCCTCGTCGGTCAGGCCGGCACCCCGAATAAGATCGTTCCCAAGCCGGAGAACGACGAGATCGGACCGGACAGCCCGGGAATGCCGGAGAAGTACCGGGTGCTGCTGCACTGCCCGTTCTGCCGGGACGAACGCCTGAGCATGAAGTTCGACCGGAAGCGATGGAAGCTGGAGCACCACTGCACCAACCAGGCGTGCCCCTGGCAGCGGGGTCCGCTACCGGTCTACGTCGTCGACCAGGAGGTGTTCCGCTTCCTGCCGACGGTGGTCGTCGGCACGCTCGACAAGGCGGCGTCGATCGGCCTGCAGCAGGCCATGCGAGGGCTCATCGGTCCGCCGCAGAAGCTCTGCTCCGAGGAGTGGCACGGGTTCACCTACTCGACCCGGTCGAAGTCCCCCAACGGCTGCCTCGTTCCCGACTGCCAAGGCACCCTCAAGGCGCTGCCAATGGCCGCGGAGCGGTTCGGTCCGTCGCTTCGCCTGCAGGACGAGCTGCACCTGCTACGCGACAGCCTGGGCGCGGTCGACTCGCACTACGAGAGCCTGTTGGACCATCTGCAGGACAAGCTGTGCGGCACCCGCGCCAAGATCGTCGCCAGTAGTGCGACCCTGACCGGGTACGACCACCAGGTCAGGATCCTGTATCGGCGCAAGGGGCGAGTCTTCCCGCAGCCGGGGCCCCGAGCAGGCGAGTCCTTCTGGACCGCGCCGGTCACCGCCAAACTACGGCGCTTCGTCGCCGTGGCACCGCGTGGCGTCACGCTGGAGCACGTCAGCGACCGGACCTTGGACGCCCTGCAGCGATGCGTCCGGGAGCTGCTGAACGACCCGAGAACCGTGTGTGCGGAAGCCGGGATCGATCCGGGGCACGCGGAGAAGCTGCTGAGCATCTACGGCACCGACGTCGTCTACGGCTCGACTCTCTACGACGTGGAGGCCGCCGGCCGGAGCCTCGGCAGCAACAACACCGTCGACGGCATCAACGTCGAGCAGCTGACCGGTCAGACCGACTTCGACGAGGTCCGCAACATCCTGGAGCGGTTGGAGAAGCCGGAGGACGCGTTCGAGGACCGCATCCACGTGATCGCCGCCAGCTCGATGCTGTCCCACGGTGTCGACGTCGACCGGCTCAACACGATGGTCATGCTGGGTCTTCCGCTGACCACGGCCGAGTTCATCCAGACCACGGCCCGCGTCGGTCGCCGGTACCCCGGTCTGGTGTACGTCCTCCACAAGATCGGTCGTGAGCGTGACGCCCAGACGTTCCGACACTTCGACAAGTACGTGAGCCAGGGCGACCGGTTCGTCGACGCCATTCCGATCACCCGTCGCAGCAGGCGGGTGCTGGCCCTCACGATGCCCGGTGTGGTGGCGGCGCGGATACTGATGCTCGTGGAGCCGGCCAGCAAGCAGCGGCTGAGCACTCCGCTGAAGCTCCGACAGTACGCTCGCGACGCCGGGCTCACTCCGGCCGACGAAGCGGCGTCGGTCGCAGCGGTCCTCGGGTTCGACGGGCCGGAGGATTCTCTGCACCAGCAGCAGATCGTCGAATGGGTTCAGGAGTGGTTCGCCGACCTTGAGGACCCTGCCAGCAAGGCCAGGTTCATCGGCGAGATCGGCAGCCCGTCTCCGATGACGAGCCTGCGCGACGTCGAAGCCCAGGCCCCGATCCACGACTGAAGGCGGACGAGATGACGATCCTGGGATCCCGCAGTGGCAGCCAGATCCTGCGGACCTTCCTGCCGGCTCAGACGGTCGACTTGCGCGGTGACATCTACCGGGTCGACGAGTGGTCGGCGCCGAGTCCGATCGAGGTCGACTCCGAGCGGGTTCGCTGGAGCCTGCTGAACGAGATCGGCGCCTGGAGCGCCCACGACAAGGACAGCGGCATGGCCGCCGACTTGCTGCGCAAGGTGCCGGTGGAGGTGGTCGAACTCGACGAGCGCCGTGGCGTCACGGTGGAGCGGTACCCGCGAGTCTGGTTGTGTCGGGCCTGCAAGCGCATCGGAAAGTCCGAGGAAGCCCGCTGCAGGTGCGGCAAACGAGCGTGGGGGCAGCTGCACTTCGTCGGCGTGCACGAGTGCGGAGCCGTCACGGAGCCCTGGATCAGACGTTGCCCTCAACACGACGACGTGCAGGTGGTCATCCCGAAGAGCGCCAAGGCGACGGACATCCGCTTCGTCTGCCCGACCTGCCGAACGGAGACCATGCAAGGGCTCGGATACGGGCGCAAGTGCGCGTGCGGTGACGGCACCGTGCGGTGGAACGTGCACAAGGCCCGGATGGTCTACGTGCCCCGCGGCATGGTGCTGATCAATCCGCCGCGTCCGGAGCACCGCGAGAACCTGAAGCTCGCGGGCGGCCCCCGCAAGGCTCTCGTCTGGGTGGTCGATGGCCTGACCGCAGTTCGTCCAGCCGACGTGACCGCGAAGCAGACCCGCGAGGAACTCGTCGGACAGTTGATCTCCAGTGGCATGGCTCCGGAC
Above is a window of Micromonospora rifamycinica DNA encoding:
- a CDS encoding sigma-70 family RNA polymerase sigma factor, coding for MATATRSSTSFPPALVDELREIVDRHDRNRVQSLVTAFVARHRLTHGDVDDLLMVLTRQRASGYQAVSSSGSVVQPSMSPDLAPADVAGSHVAGGGPHEFSTASGAAPGQSPDEATADDGPDWLFGDAPEQPVSSASDGAVGVAFEDLLGDWSRTGGKLTRAEVALVATRRALSAGQHGELLRLLEGAGVELPAAADTRPARSAVKGYELHGDTIRQYLGTIGRYRLIGAEREVELWSLMKQGESARRTLEVGWGELSRAERRALRHRIEEGREAHAELVCANLRLVVSIAKAKQYDGRGLEFADRIQEGNLGLMHAAHLFDGSKGYKFSTYATWWIRQHIERGIANYGRTVRIPVHFMEQMRKVDKAVRTLTARLDRAPTLSELADETGLDPGKVQATLDHSRPEVSLDDLLGDEGDLRRSDLLVAEQERDGRTDPAEIVCHAMFHADVEYTLRQALPERAVCVLRRRFGLGTYEQETLDEIGAHYGVTRERIRQIQAKALKTLREHPAAAALRAYVTEAPLAVVSRSGDEEKT
- a CDS encoding helicase-related protein produces the protein MTSYGKGQPLAEACDRFVTWLDGRVVAAGRGDGLERLEVAPSGTFWLGRLACEDEVRKGVGDDRSERLDPCAIGVRFRPEGPAPWSATVTVRARAWVKDPKDGPDPERRWWRSGLVEEKVPLVVDAAGGTFGAKQLEGAFAAVGAPGLCAEVRVEVEDWHRRPELVVQLVNTSPQKAPGLTDSHIYETQLEVAGLSTVPFELEALPDSFRYDRRVPAYGINVGVEMVAPGVFRTTDTVGVQTFRPEYWNSPRPQPDLSFARLAADPIPVLTDLVDALDEYDRTHWSTVALDERHLADGWTDAMRAEADRSAADVFDELARLRAGLELVRTRPEIRRSFQLMNEAIGLSAKGRGYRTWRAFQVGFLLSAIRFLAEPAEEADHVDTVWFATGGGKTETYLGLLLTTAFFDRLTGKRTGVTAWSRFPLRLLSLQQTQRFADALAGAELVRRQQDDLRRSAPFSLGFLVGQAGTPNKIVPKPENDEIGPDSPGMPEKYRVLLHCPFCRDERLSMKFDRKRWKLEHHCTNQACPWQRGPLPVYVVDQEVFRFLPTVVVGTLDKAASIGLQQAMRGLIGPPQKLCSEEWHGFTYSTRSKSPNGCLVPDCQGTLKALPMAAERFGPSLRLQDELHLLRDSLGAVDSHYESLLDHLQDKLCGTRAKIVASSATLTGYDHQVRILYRRKGRVFPQPGPRAGESFWTAPVTAKLRRFVAVAPRGVTLEHVSDRTLDALQRCVRELLNDPRTVCAEAGIDPGHAEKLLSIYGTDVVYGSTLYDVEAAGRSLGSNNTVDGINVEQLTGQTDFDEVRNILERLEKPEDAFEDRIHVIAASSMLSHGVDVDRLNTMVMLGLPLTTAEFIQTTARVGRRYPGLVYVLHKIGRERDAQTFRHFDKYVSQGDRFVDAIPITRRSRRVLALTMPGVVAARILMLVEPASKQRLSTPLKLRQYARDAGLTPADEAASVAAVLGFDGPEDSLHQQQIVEWVQEWFADLEDPASKARFIGEIGSPSPMTSLRDVEAQAPIHD